GTGCAGCTTGTCCTTTTGATTATTTTCTACTTTTCTGATCACTACGACATGTCTGACCTGGTTCAATCGACATGCCAAGGAAGAAAAAGGTTTTTGTATTATTGACTGATAGCTCAAGTTTCTCTACAGCCAAGAACATCATCCTAAATGGTACCTGATCTGTCATTCAGGTAAATTATATGGAACGTCTGAGTTCTGTTCTCTCTCAAGGCTCCCGGTATCGTTTTTAATCGATGCTCTGGATTTtgtaatttttctaaaatctaaAATAAtgtttttagaatttaaaattATTCCATAGTGCCAGCTACTTTGTAATGCAAATCAAACCAGGTTTTATATTTTAGGACGGAGAAGATAGGACTATGAACAATGAACACACAACGATGCAAGGGGAAAAAATACCAATCCATGGACATGGGAAACGTAGCACTACACTGATACAAGTAGAAACCAGAAGGCAGGCTGCATAAACACGTGACAGTGAAACCATACAGATACAAACAACTAGCTACTGCATAATAACATGGCAAAGGCATGCACTGGTGCTACTTATTACTCGTGATCTACTCATTCCTCGGGGCTTTATCACTTCTAGCATTCCGGGTTTATTGTCcgacgctgctgctggtggaaCCGGTGCAGGAAGGCCTGAGCCCTACTCAACTAGGTCAACTGCTAACAACAACGCTGTAAAACGGCAGCCATCAGTCGGTCATCATCTTTAGGTCGGGATCGTAGCGGCCTTGGTTGCCGGACAGTGACCAGCCAACCGGAGCAAATGTGGAATGCAGGGGATGCCCCGTGTTAGCGAACGTGCTGCCGTTAGGTCCCATGGGGCTCCCTGGATCATCAGAGTGCTCGCTTGATGTTCCGTCAGATGGGGGACTGGCAGTCGAGGTGGCCCCAAAGCCGGGCGCGTGCAGTGGCACAGAAGTTGGCTCACGTTTTGGTTGCTGCTCTTCCTTTGGCTTTTTACCTTCAGCGATGAAACTGCCAACTACAACCTGAAAAACAAAAGGGTAAGCAATTGTAAGACAAGGCTGGAGAATTCCAATTTGGGGGCATGTGAAATGGAAATGAAGGGTAAATAGCCACAGATGAATAGAGAACCTGTACAGGTGTCGCCGCCATCAGCATTCCAGCTACACAACCTCCAACTATGCGCCCATCGCTTCCAGCAAGTGCCACACTCAAACCACCTGTTCTGCTGCGAGTGTCACCATCCTCTGCAAGCAGGAATGAGCCCGACAGAGAGAGTATATCGAAGTGGCCCTGTGACAAGTCATACAATGGAATTCATATGATttatttgaataaaatttgtAATGGTGTTCTGACAATAACGATGAAAATATTGTGAATTGTATTTGAGTATGTCCTCATGGATGTACCAATGAACTGTTGCATCTTTGCAGGGAATTGTTGTTTTGCTTTTTCTGTCTTATTGTGCCTAACTGAGATGGTAACTTAAAACTAGATAGTAGGCATTTTTGTCTCTCATCAGAAGTCAAGTTGACAAATACTGAAGGCAAATGGAATGCCAAGAGAAAAATAATGGAAATATGCAAGTTTAGCGGATGGGTGCTATATGATTGATACTACGGAACACTGAAAGTGTTGTGGCTAGGCTTTGCAGTCAATGCTCAGAAGCACCAATGAACTTTCACACAGAGTGAAGATCAGATTAAATATGTGCTCCCAGTTTCCTTGTTTAATCCTACTTAGATAAAATGGGAACCCAAAACTATGTAGCAGCCATTTTGTTTTTGTAATTATAGAAAACCAAGTTGATAGACAGCAAGCAAATGAAatggcaaaaggaaaagaatggaAATATGTGAATTAAACAGATTAATGCTATATGTTTGTTACCAACTAGTACTTAAGCAATCATACTAGAGCACAATGCAACTGAGAAGATATTGCTGATAGTTGCAAGGGTTATCAATGGTCCATTGCACAGAAATGTTTGCTTGAAAGATTTATAGCTCTGCAAAAATATACTAGAAAAAATATAGCCATCCTGTCTGGCCAAATGTAAGAAAACTGACCTAAATCGAACTTCAATTCTAAACTTGTGCGCTCTAAACTACCTCACAAAAGACCCAGCAGTAAAACAAACAAAAGCATTCGTGGTGCTCTGAGCAAGTTGAGCCTGAATATACCTCATATGTCACTATGCCACCAGAGGTTGCTGGTTGACGGAGTGTTGCTGTGCAGAGAGCACCATTTGCTGAAATTATACATGTAGTGCGTGGGCCTTGTTGTGAAAAGGCCATTATTTTTGAAGCAACATCCTGAGGTGAAAAAGGGAGATGATTTTGGTGCATAGAAGTTCATTAGATAGTCTGGGGTCCAATACAACCAGCAGGCTAAAGAAACTTCAAGCCATGTAGAAAATATATGATTAATGAAACTACAAAGCAAGCCAGGACAGATTCAAGAAATTCAGAACAAATAGTCTCCTAAATTTATAATATTATCTCTAAATTCATAATATATGTTGAATAGAAGTATACTAAATATTGAGTGATGACATAGATAGAGACCATGGCAAGGCTGACAACAATCCACAGCAAGACAGAGAAAAAAAGTATTAGAGAGTTTACAATATGCTGGGAAGAGCAAACAGCACAATGTTTTGAGCTTGTTCTAGAAGGAAAATGCCACAAAATTCTCTTCTTAGCGCTCAAATTAACATGGTTATTGTAATTATTTAGCACCACACCAGCTGAATAATAAGGCTTGAAGAGTGGCTGTTTTTTCTAACCAGATGCACAGGAGCAGATCGAAACATTTAAACAAAAAACCAGCACGTTCACGAACAGCAATCTACTCGACCCTAAATACAGAAAGGTGCCCTGAACGTAACTTAGGCACAATAAGACCATggaaatatacacatgatggATGTTAAATGTGGAGCATGTTCCAAGTACCTCGTTAGGCTTCACGGTTATTATGTGGGGAGTAAATGATGTCCCTGACGATCCTGAGAAGCACAGGTGAGACAGTGAGTACTTAAAGAGTTGCTCAAGGATATTTTTACAACTCCATGGATTTGGATTCTAATTATCCCTACTGCACTAAATTAATATAATTAATTTCAACTAAGGCAGAACTAAACAACCTAAGAACACCTGTTAAATGATATTACCATTAACATTCTGACTATGCAATATGGTGGTGAAAAAATATTCATGTAAAAAGAAATATTTACTGCCCGTATCTGTTGGCAAAGGGTAAAATGCTAGAGATTGTCATAAATTGAGGCAAGACAGAAAGACACAAGGGAAAAATTATCCATCTTTGGTCTGTATGTGCACACTGCACACACATATATTCttattagaaaagaaaaaaaaacaatattcAAAGACCAGGCTCATGTTTGAACAGATACTACTTTTCTGTTTATACTGTGCGTAATAATAAAGACAATGCTTGTACTTCCCAAAATTATTAAAATGCCTGCACCATCCCGTTCTGTTTTTAATTCCCCAGAATGTGGGGGAATCCTTTTAAAAAATGAATTCTTGCGCCGAGTCCATTAATTAAATGTACAGAAAGAAAAAGGCACACAAACTTATTCCAGAAATCAGGCCATATACGTCCACGCCCACATTTTGCAGGCGTTACAACTACAACTAGGAGCCAAGCTCCGGTGcgaacacaaaaaaaaaagggcagaGCAGAGAGCTGGTGCAGGCTATATTACCCAAAGCGTCGAGCTGTTTCTTTTTGCCGGATCCGGGGGGACGCCCCCTGCGCTTCCCGTCGGGGTTGGAGTTGGAGCCGCCTCCGCCGGACTGCCCGCCGGCCTCAGCGCCCGTCGCGGCCGCGGGCTTGAGCCCCAGGCCGATGGTCCCGTCCGGGCCGTACTTCCTCGGCCttcccctcttcttcttcacgagctccccgctgctgccgccggcgacggcgccgcctccgccggcaccggggtgctgctgctgctgctggggctGCGGCTGCATGCCCGGCGCGGCGGAATCGGGGCGGTACATGGCCCCCGGCGACACGTCGGCGGGCTTcatgggcgacgaggcgcccGGCGACGCCATGGGGTTGAAGGCAAGCGGCATCCCGTGCATAACGTTCGCGGCGCCCGGCGGCATCCCGGGCGGGGCCGCGGCTCCGAACGCCCCGGCGTGCTGCAtcatgacgccgccgccgcccccgccgccaggcTGCGGCGGGGACCCCACGCGTGGCGCCGCCTGcgcctgctgctggtgctggtgctggtccCGGCCGTCCATCTCGCGGCGGGCCGGCGAAACCCTAGCCGAATCCCACGCGCAGCgctcctcgcctcgcctcggcgCGCCGCACCTGCGCGCCTCGTCGGGGGGCACAGTTCACATGCGCGGCTCGCGGCGGTTGGACGTGACCTTCCCCCCGCAGTCTCTGCACCCGAAAAATCGACCTCGAAATCGAATAAAATACGGAGAAAATGGGGAAAGCGGGGGAAAATCCTGCCCTGcggggagaaaaaagaaaattgggGGCGAGAAATGGAGAGAAGGAGGGGAGGTGGCGAGGTGGgagtgggagggagggggagttACCTCACCTGAGAGGGAGTGGTGCGGATCAGATCTGTAACTGACGAGAAACCGCGATATACTGGGTAATAAATcgctggctcctcctcctcctcctgtgaagGTCCGGGCCCATGCTGACAGAAATAGCCCCGGGTCATTTTTCTTTACCTCGAGTGAGGAAATGGTTcgaatttcttttttattttccagCTGAAcacctgttgcaaaaaaaaaatggattaGCTAAATGCTTTTAGGATTTTCGCAACGGCAGGTGGCCCGTTC
This portion of the Setaria viridis chromosome 7, Setaria_viridis_v4.0, whole genome shotgun sequence genome encodes:
- the LOC117863877 gene encoding AT-hook motif nuclear-localized protein 10 is translated as MDGRDQHQHQQQAQAAPRVGSPPQPGGGGGGGVMMQHAGAFGAAAPPGMPPGAANVMHGMPLAFNPMASPGASSPMKPADVSPGAMYRPDSAAPGMQPQPQQQQQHPGAGGGGAVAGGSSGELVKKKRGRPRKYGPDGTIGLGLKPAAATGAEAGGQSGGGGSNSNPDGKRRGRPPGSGKKKQLDALGSSGTSFTPHIITVKPNEDVASKIMAFSQQGPRTTCIISANGALCTATLRQPATSGGIVTYEGHFDILSLSGSFLLAEDGDTRSRTGGLSVALAGSDGRIVGGCVAGMLMAATPVQVVVGSFIAEGKKPKEEQQPKREPTSVPLHAPGFGATSTASPPSDGTSSEHSDDPGSPMGPNGSTFANTGHPLHSTFAPVGWSLSGNQGRYDPDLKMMTD